In Acinetobacter sp. C32I, one genomic interval encodes:
- a CDS encoding transcriptional repressor: MSSCSHEHDNALHGVHGHHDIKARLAEAELLCTATGARLTPLRKEVLELILNASGPMGAYDLLAKIKGQADRPAAPPTVYRSLDFLLEKGLIHRLTSINAYIPCCHPREGHQAAFLICTECHSVKEASAQGLIQQLDQLAASDQFLAQHSIIEISGKCHQCSIRQ; encoded by the coding sequence ATGAGTTCTTGTTCACATGAACATGACAATGCATTACATGGTGTTCATGGTCATCACGATATTAAAGCGCGACTTGCTGAAGCAGAATTGTTATGCACTGCGACTGGCGCTCGCCTGACCCCTTTGCGTAAAGAAGTGCTTGAACTCATTTTGAATGCCTCTGGCCCAATGGGTGCTTATGACTTATTGGCAAAAATTAAAGGCCAAGCAGACCGCCCTGCTGCCCCACCGACAGTGTATCGCAGTTTAGACTTTTTATTAGAAAAAGGCCTCATTCACAGACTGACCTCAATCAATGCCTATATACCTTGTTGCCATCCACGTGAAGGACACCAAGCTGCTTTCCTGATTTGTACCGAATGCCATTCTGTCAAAGAGGCTTCTGCGCAAGGCTTGATTCAACAACTCGACCAACTTGCCGCCTCAGACCAGTTTTTAGCGCAACACAGCATTATTGAAATTTCTGGAAAATGTCATCAGTGCAGCATACGCCAGTAA
- a CDS encoding Dyp-type peroxidase, whose translation MTAQSVILPLPSDHARFIVLRLKDLSIAELKQQIEALLSTRDRLITQHPNDQIKTAIAFGPELWAKLYAQTPEGFKQLDPQQGAFQMPVVPADVFIHIASARADICFAMSQAFFSGIQDKVEVLEERACFRFFDGRDMTGFIDGTENPQFPDDRAEAALLPEEAEAFADGSFIFAQRYIHDLAKWQQLKVDAQEHVFGRTKLESIELDDDIKPQNSHVARTVVEDDEGEEMEILRHSLPYGDGKGEQGLFFVAYTNNLSIIDEMLKRMFGTTGDGIHDRLLHFTTAIDGAYYFAPSDELLEQILED comes from the coding sequence ATGACTGCGCAATCTGTCATTCTTCCATTACCTTCTGATCATGCCCGCTTTATTGTTTTACGTTTAAAAGATTTAAGCATTGCTGAATTAAAACAACAGATTGAAGCGCTACTTTCGACGCGTGACCGCTTGATCACGCAACACCCGAATGACCAAATCAAAACAGCGATCGCTTTTGGCCCTGAACTGTGGGCAAAACTTTATGCCCAAACGCCTGAAGGTTTTAAGCAACTTGACCCACAACAGGGTGCGTTTCAGATGCCTGTGGTACCCGCTGATGTATTTATTCATATTGCCAGTGCCCGTGCTGATATTTGCTTTGCCATGAGCCAAGCCTTCTTTAGTGGTATTCAGGATAAAGTCGAAGTCTTGGAGGAACGCGCATGTTTCCGCTTCTTTGATGGTCGTGACATGACTGGCTTTATTGACGGAACGGAGAATCCGCAATTCCCGGATGACCGCGCTGAAGCGGCCCTACTTCCTGAGGAGGCAGAGGCATTTGCTGATGGTAGCTTTATCTTTGCACAACGCTATATCCATGACCTAGCAAAATGGCAACAACTGAAAGTTGATGCGCAAGAGCATGTGTTTGGTCGGACCAAACTCGAGTCAATTGAACTGGATGATGACATCAAACCACAGAACTCGCATGTCGCACGTACCGTCGTGGAAGATGACGAGGGGGAAGAAATGGAAATCTTGCGCCACAGCTTGCCTTATGGTGATGGCAAAGGTGAGCAAGGCTTGTTCTTTGTCGCTTACACCAACAATTTAAGCATTATTGACGAGATGCTGAAACGTATGTTTGGGACAACAGGTGATGGCATTCATGATCGCTTATTGCATTTTACCACTGCGATTGATGGTGCTTATTACTTCGCGCCAAGCGATGAATTATTAGAACAGATTTTAGAAGACTAA
- a CDS encoding LysE family transporter, with protein MSVQVWFAFMLACWVISVSPGAGAIASMSSGLNYGFRHGYWNAIGLQVALIIQILIVAAGVGVLFATTPWAFQVVKWFGVIYLLYLAYTQWKAPIQSIEIQHEQNDKSALALVFKGFVVNMSNPKAIVFLLAVLPQFLDLNRPQWLQYLIMAVTMVTIDLIVMAGYTGLASKVLRLLRSPTQQKYLNRGFAVMFSCAALLLSAIQQSS; from the coding sequence ATGTCTGTGCAGGTTTGGTTTGCTTTTATGTTGGCGTGCTGGGTGATTAGTGTCTCACCGGGTGCTGGCGCAATTGCCTCAATGTCGAGTGGGCTGAACTATGGCTTTCGACATGGTTATTGGAATGCGATTGGTTTGCAAGTCGCATTGATTATTCAAATCCTGATTGTTGCGGCAGGTGTCGGTGTCCTATTTGCGACCACGCCTTGGGCTTTTCAGGTGGTAAAATGGTTCGGGGTGATCTATTTATTGTACTTGGCTTATACACAGTGGAAAGCACCGATTCAGAGCATCGAAATTCAGCACGAACAGAATGATAAATCTGCTTTAGCTTTAGTATTTAAAGGCTTTGTGGTGAATATGAGCAACCCCAAAGCAATCGTGTTTTTATTGGCTGTTTTGCCACAATTTTTGGACTTGAATCGACCACAGTGGCTGCAATACCTCATTATGGCGGTCACGATGGTGACGATTGATTTGATTGTCATGGCAGGCTATACCGGACTGGCATCGAAAGTATTAAGACTGCTTCGTTCGCCGACACAGCAAAAATACTTAAATCGTGGTTTTGCGGTGATGTTTAGTTGTGCAGCCTTATTATTGAGCGCCATTCAGCAATCTAGCTAA
- the znuB gene encoding zinc ABC transporter permease subunit ZnuB: MMEWLQLLLPAWIMGSLLVFLTAPLGCLMLWRRMSFFADTMAHGTLLGVAVAGILNLPFWLGVACLALLLVALLWVLHDSRLPNDALLALSSATLLCSGLLLIQQVPSLRPELLSYLFGDLLSIEWSDLPMFAVVIIAALIVLYRSWSAQIQIAIDPDIAMSEGVSANWQRLIFMLLLALFTVLALRAVGSLLMGALLVIPALSARLLAHSPKQMVVWAFILAQLGVTVGLWSSAALNISTGLSIVLCMALCFAAIFIVQKLKSQSQSA, from the coding sequence ATGATGGAATGGTTACAACTCCTCCTACCTGCTTGGATCATGGGGTCATTGCTGGTTTTTCTGACCGCTCCACTCGGTTGCCTAATGCTGTGGCGCAGAATGTCTTTTTTTGCCGATACCATGGCTCACGGCACCCTACTAGGGGTCGCAGTTGCAGGTATTTTAAATTTACCTTTCTGGTTGGGTGTTGCCTGTCTGGCGCTGTTACTGGTTGCATTGCTGTGGGTGCTGCATGACTCTCGCCTACCCAATGATGCCTTGCTCGCTTTAAGCTCTGCGACCCTACTCTGCTCAGGCTTACTCTTGATTCAGCAAGTGCCAAGCCTACGCCCTGAATTGCTCAGCTATTTATTCGGTGATTTACTCAGTATCGAATGGTCTGATTTACCGATGTTTGCCGTGGTCATCATCGCCGCATTGATCGTACTGTATCGCTCTTGGTCAGCACAAATTCAAATTGCGATTGATCCTGATATTGCTATGAGTGAAGGCGTCAGTGCCAATTGGCAACGCCTGATCTTTATGTTGTTATTGGCATTGTTTACGGTACTGGCTTTACGTGCAGTGGGTTCATTATTAATGGGTGCACTGTTGGTGATTCCAGCACTTAGCGCACGCTTACTGGCGCACTCTCCCAAACAGATGGTGGTCTGGGCCTTTATTCTGGCACAGCTTGGCGTCACAGTTGGCCTATGGTCAAGTGCTGCCTTAAATATTTCAACAGGCCTGAGCATTGTGTTGTGCATGGCACTGTGTTTTGCTGCCATTTTTATCGTACAGAAACTCAAAAGCCAGTCTCAATCGGCCTAA
- the znuC gene encoding zinc ABC transporter ATP-binding protein ZnuC, whose protein sequence is MSSVQHTPVNTPLIQLEKVSVRRDERDILRNVDFALQSKEIVTLIGPNGAGKSTLIKVLLGIMSPNKGKVRFSKKLKLAYVPQKFNPSASLPLRVQDLLDLEICSADLRAEIVRDTGIQKLQASKVQQLSGGERQRVLLARALLRQPDILVLDEPMQGLDIQSEAELYEYVRSLPERYGCAVLMVSHDLQWVMQGTHRVVCLNKHICCSGLPENIQQHPEYQAIFGTQRMFYQHHHNHCGHSDHAEPCSHDPRPHIHPEPKV, encoded by the coding sequence ATGTCATCAGTGCAGCATACGCCAGTAAACACTCCGCTTATACAGTTGGAGAAAGTCTCGGTTCGACGTGACGAACGGGATATTTTGAGAAATGTCGATTTTGCTTTGCAGTCAAAAGAGATTGTGACGCTGATTGGTCCCAATGGCGCAGGCAAATCAACCTTAATCAAAGTACTCCTTGGCATCATGTCACCCAATAAAGGCAAGGTGCGCTTTTCAAAAAAATTAAAACTGGCTTATGTGCCGCAGAAGTTTAATCCGTCTGCCAGCCTGCCTTTACGGGTACAAGATTTACTTGATCTTGAAATCTGCAGCGCTGATTTACGTGCAGAGATTGTCCGCGACACCGGCATCCAAAAATTACAAGCATCCAAAGTACAGCAGCTATCAGGCGGTGAACGGCAACGCGTTTTACTGGCTCGAGCCTTACTGCGGCAGCCTGATATCTTAGTCTTGGATGAACCGATGCAAGGTCTGGACATCCAGTCTGAAGCTGAACTGTATGAATATGTACGCAGCTTACCCGAACGCTATGGTTGTGCCGTCCTGATGGTGTCGCATGATTTGCAATGGGTCATGCAAGGTACGCATCGTGTGGTCTGCCTCAATAAACACATCTGTTGCAGCGGTTTGCCTGAAAATATTCAACAGCATCCAGAATATCAAGCCATTTTTGGCACACAACGAATGTTCTATCAGCATCACCATAATCACTGTGGGCATAGTGATCATGCCGAACCGTGTTCTCACGATCCACGTCCACACATTCACCCAGAGCCAAAGGTCTAA